Proteins encoded by one window of candidate division WOR-3 bacterium:
- the lptC gene encoding LPS export ABC transporter periplasmic protein LptC: MKRKTGKQLIYFMKYQLYLLCLFIISSLIAAEISAPKMEIIDTERGRATSFPQGITITDKDTKINGTNALFWERDNVAQIFQVVIEHPQFKITAETARYYFDQKKTILKTEVKVDSETLSIETSHLILDNRQNIVYSESDIIIKEKTQNIEATSKRAKYDFKEQIGIIDSQPVLKIIGQKDNEAVIVQSNKMMLKNREAQFFAIESINARTENTILKCDSLVYFLKGDSGYALGNPQVVDNQNRVQGEIIKFFLKEDSASTSSLSLNTVKIINSAIANYITEDGKVEVWGEIFSIYYQDGKPTMIIIQSDKNSLVSGKYLFTEQI; this comes from the coding sequence ATGAAAAGAAAAACTGGCAAACAATTAATCTATTTCATGAAATATCAACTCTATCTCCTTTGTTTATTTATTATCTCAAGTTTAATCGCGGCTGAAATTTCAGCACCGAAAATGGAAATTATTGATACTGAAAGAGGTCGGGCAACATCTTTTCCCCAAGGTATTACCATAACTGATAAAGATACAAAAATTAATGGCACTAATGCATTATTTTGGGAAAGAGATAATGTGGCTCAGATTTTTCAAGTAGTAATTGAGCATCCACAATTCAAAATTACGGCTGAAACCGCACGCTACTATTTTGACCAGAAAAAGACTATTCTCAAAACTGAAGTTAAAGTCGATTCTGAGACATTATCAATTGAAACCTCACATCTAATCTTAGATAATCGACAAAATATAGTTTATTCTGAAAGCGATATTATCATAAAAGAAAAAACACAGAATATTGAAGCAACCAGTAAACGGGCAAAATATGATTTTAAAGAACAGATTGGCATAATTGATTCACAACCAGTACTGAAAATTATTGGGCAAAAAGACAATGAAGCAGTTATTGTCCAAAGCAATAAAATGATGCTTAAGAATCGCGAAGCGCAATTCTTTGCTATTGAAAGCATTAATGCGCGAACGGAAAATACCATCTTAAAATGTGACTCTTTGGTATATTTTCTAAAGGGTGATTCGGGTTATGCCCTTGGAAATCCTCAGGTGGTTGATAATCAAAATCGTGTCCAAGGCGAAATCATTAAATTTTTCTTAAAAGAAGATTCGGCGTCAACGAGTAGTCTGTCATTAAATACTGTTAAGATTATTAATTCGGCTATTGCTAATTATATTACTGAAGATGGGAAAGTTGAGGTTTGGGGTGAGATATTCTCAATTTATTATCAAGACGGCAAACCGACTATGATAATAATTCAATCGGATAAAAACAGTCTTGTTAGTGGCAAATATCTTTTTACGGAACAGATATGA
- the lptC gene encoding LPS export ABC transporter periplasmic protein LptC: MLIPKKRLLAKLFSGFVFLMFIFSFGFFIINFNSCKPKSHTGQSEPLPSQIVTNFTLFESSSGQKLYRLFADKAYVYEETNISSQKIVVNNPHILFYDEDGSIYSTLDAKKGVVYTQTSDLVAQDSVVVQTTDGTILHTDSLVWNNRERIITTDAWVKIENKQGVIEGKGLISDAALKRIEIKSSVTGKSTYEF; the protein is encoded by the coding sequence ATGCTGATACCGAAAAAAAGACTACTTGCAAAATTATTTTCAGGGTTTGTATTTTTAATGTTTATCTTTAGTTTTGGGTTTTTCATTATTAATTTTAACTCTTGTAAGCCTAAATCACATACTGGCCAATCAGAACCATTGCCGTCTCAGATAGTGACTAATTTTACCCTTTTTGAGAGTTCCAGTGGTCAGAAATTATATCGGTTGTTTGCGGATAAAGCCTATGTTTACGAAGAAACTAATATTAGTTCGCAAAAGATAGTTGTTAACAATCCGCACATTTTATTTTACGACGAAGATGGCTCAATCTATTCCACTCTTGATGCGAAAAAAGGAGTGGTCTATACTCAAACTTCAGATTTAGTTGCTCAAGACAGCGTCGTGGTTCAGACCACTGACGGCACAATTCTGCATACCGATTCTTTGGTATGGAACAATCGAGAGAGGATTATTACGACTGATGCCTGGGTAAAGATTGAAAACAAACAGGGTGTAATTGAAGGCAAAGGTCTAATCTCAGATGCAGCACTTAAACGAATAGAAATTAAAAGTAGTGTTACCGGAAAATCAACCTATGAATTCTAA
- a CDS encoding CTP synthase: MPKYIFVTGGVVSSLGKGIATASIGLLLKSRGLKVTLQKFDPYINVDPGTMSPFQHGEVFVTEDGAETDLDLGHYERFLDQNLTRYHNLTTGQIYNSVIEKERKGVFLGGTIQVVPHITNEIKDSIRRLANKVDVIITEIGGTVGDIESLPFLEAARQMQIEEGKENVIYVHLTLVPFIETSSEYKTKPTQHSVKELREIGIQPDILLCRTKLPLPQDAKDKIALFCNVPKQAVIEALDVDNIYEIPLIFKKQGLDELITKLLHLKYPSRKHNLQHWQDYVEKSKNPKVIIPIGICGKYIALHDAYKSVVEAIHHAATYWNVKAEIKWIEAESINQSNAQEKLSGLSGVIVPGGFGVRGIEGKIAAINYLRTQKVPFFGLCIGLQCAVIEFARSVCKLPGANSTEFNPKTRYPVIYLLPSQRGKRQKGGTMRLGAYVTKLKKGSLAYECYQQLEIQERHRHRYEVNNRFVPILKKQGLIISGTSKVGKDNLVEIIELKDHPFFLATQFHPEFTSRPLRPNPLFVGFIRACQNSLDKND, translated from the coding sequence ATGCCCAAATATATTTTTGTAACCGGTGGTGTTGTTTCTTCTCTGGGTAAAGGTATTGCCACTGCTTCAATCGGCTTGCTCTTAAAAAGTCGAGGTTTGAAAGTAACTTTACAAAAATTCGACCCTTATATTAATGTTGACCCAGGCACAATGAGTCCTTTTCAACATGGCGAAGTATTTGTTACTGAAGACGGAGCGGAGACAGATTTAGATTTAGGACATTATGAGCGATTCTTGGACCAAAATTTAACCCGATATCATAATCTTACTACTGGTCAAATCTATAATTCAGTTATTGAAAAAGAGCGCAAAGGAGTTTTTTTAGGTGGCACAATTCAAGTTGTGCCTCATATCACTAATGAAATAAAAGACAGTATCCGAAGATTAGCCAATAAAGTTGATGTGATTATCACCGAAATTGGAGGCACAGTTGGTGATATTGAGAGTTTGCCATTTTTAGAAGCAGCCCGACAAATGCAAATTGAAGAAGGTAAAGAAAATGTGATATATGTCCATCTGACTTTGGTGCCATTTATTGAAACTTCCAGTGAATACAAGACTAAACCAACCCAGCATTCAGTCAAAGAATTAAGAGAAATCGGTATCCAACCTGATATTTTACTTTGCCGGACTAAATTACCATTACCCCAAGATGCTAAAGATAAGATTGCTTTGTTTTGTAATGTGCCGAAACAGGCCGTGATTGAAGCCTTAGATGTAGATAATATCTATGAAATTCCTTTGATTTTTAAGAAGCAAGGTTTGGATGAATTGATTACAAAATTATTGCATTTGAAATATCCATCTCGGAAACACAATTTACAGCATTGGCAGGACTATGTTGAAAAGAGTAAAAATCCTAAAGTGATAATTCCGATTGGCATTTGCGGAAAGTATATTGCTTTACATGATGCCTACAAGAGTGTGGTTGAAGCGATTCATCATGCAGCAACTTACTGGAATGTCAAAGCCGAGATTAAATGGATTGAAGCCGAATCGATCAATCAGAGTAATGCCCAAGAAAAATTATCGGGTTTATCGGGTGTAATTGTGCCGGGAGGTTTTGGCGTTCGGGGCATCGAAGGCAAAATTGCCGCAATCAATTATCTAAGGACTCAGAAAGTTCCTTTTTTCGGCTTATGTATTGGATTGCAATGTGCCGTGATTGAATTTGCCCGGTCAGTTTGTAAACTGCCAGGAGCAAATTCAACTGAATTCAATCCGAAAACTCGTTATCCAGTAATTTATCTTTTACCCAGTCAGCGGGGAAAACGACAAAAAGGCGGAACGATGCGGTTAGGTGCTTATGTTACAAAATTGAAGAAAGGCAGTTTAGCATATGAGTGTTACCAGCAATTAGAAATTCAAGAACGGCATCGACATCGTTATGAAGTCAATAATCGTTTTGTGCCGATTCTAAAAAAACAGGGCTTAATAATTAGTGGTACTTCAAAAGTCGGTAAAGATAATTTAGTGGAAATCATTGAATTAAAAGACCATCCTTTCTTTCTTGCCACCCAGTTTCATCCAGAATTTACCTCAAGGCCTTTAAGGCCTAATCCATTATTTGTCGGGTTTATCCGAGCCTGTCAAAATTCACTCGACAAAAATGACTAA
- a CDS encoding nucleotide exchange factor GrpE yields the protein MTKKGPVSELKEKLETLSAEAKTHYENYLRLLAEFENFRKRKEREIDEFRLYANENLMTELIPVLENFDRALACKDLAVANNKESLQKGLEIVYRQLKSILEKFGLKEFSMQGQEFNPKTCEAISFIETNEKPTNTVVEEIGKGYLYYDRVIRPAKVIVAIPKKEDNKQKSDKDKENNLA from the coding sequence ATGACTAAAAAAGGACCTGTAAGCGAACTTAAAGAAAAGTTGGAAACACTCAGCGCTGAAGCCAAAACTCATTATGAAAATTATTTACGGCTTCTGGCTGAGTTTGAAAACTTTCGTAAACGCAAAGAGCGCGAAATTGATGAGTTTCGGTTATATGCCAATGAAAATTTGATGACTGAACTTATTCCGGTTTTAGAAAATTTTGATCGCGCCTTAGCCTGTAAAGATTTAGCAGTCGCAAATAATAAAGAGAGTTTACAAAAAGGTCTGGAGATTGTCTATCGACAGTTGAAAAGTATTTTAGAAAAATTTGGTTTAAAAGAATTCTCCATGCAAGGCCAAGAATTTAATCCGAAAACTTGTGAGGCTATCAGTTTTATTGAAACTAATGAGAAGCCGACTAATACTGTTGTTGAAGAGATTGGTAAAGGTTATTTGTATTATGATAGAGTAATCCGTCCAGCAAAAGTAATTGTCGCCATACCAAAGAAAGAAGATAACAAGCAAAAGTCGGATAAAGATAAGGAAAATAATTTGGCCTAA
- the dnaJ gene encoding molecular chaperone DnaJ, protein MAKRDYYEILGVSKNATTDEIKQAYRRLAKQYHPDMNPTNKKEAEEKFKELSEAYEVLVDSEKRRLYDQYGHEGVSQRFSPGGFQWRDFSHAEDLKDIFGDIFDFGEIFRGFGEGSIFDLFTRSRTARPQAARGRDIHIRLRLTLEEIAQGTTKELTFSRFEKCEICNGKGGTGTVTCSHCQGRGQTRHISRSVFGQFIQVSTCSECGGSGQQIKNLCSKCTGEGRIRVQKTLKVAIPPGVSNGNFIPLHGEGHYGPGGRGDVIIEIEEKEHPLFIRNNDDIVIEVPVTFTTAILGGEVEVPTLDGKKRIKINPGTQHGELIRIKGAGIKRLNGGRGDEIVRIAVYIPKHLSGREKELLKELERIRTENPPTPRKPEIR, encoded by the coding sequence ATGGCGAAACGAGATTATTACGAAATCCTTGGTGTATCCAAAAACGCAACAACAGACGAGATTAAACAGGCATATCGTCGACTGGCAAAACAATATCATCCGGATATGAATCCGACTAATAAGAAAGAAGCCGAAGAGAAGTTTAAGGAATTATCCGAAGCCTATGAAGTGCTGGTTGACAGCGAAAAAAGAAGATTGTATGACCAATATGGTCATGAAGGTGTTTCTCAACGCTTCAGTCCGGGTGGTTTCCAGTGGCGCGATTTCAGTCATGCTGAAGACCTGAAAGATATTTTTGGTGACATCTTTGACTTTGGCGAAATCTTTCGTGGTTTTGGTGAAGGTAGTATCTTTGACTTGTTCACGCGTAGCCGAACCGCAAGACCTCAAGCCGCTCGCGGCCGAGATATTCATATCCGTTTGCGCTTAACCTTAGAAGAGATTGCTCAAGGCACAACCAAAGAATTAACATTCTCCCGATTTGAGAAATGTGAAATTTGCAATGGTAAGGGTGGCACAGGCACAGTCACTTGTTCGCATTGTCAAGGCCGCGGACAGACCCGACATATTTCCCGTAGTGTTTTCGGTCAATTTATCCAAGTATCTACTTGTAGTGAATGTGGAGGCAGTGGTCAACAGATTAAAAATCTCTGTTCTAAGTGCACAGGTGAAGGCAGAATCCGTGTGCAGAAGACATTAAAAGTCGCTATTCCGCCTGGCGTTAGCAACGGTAACTTTATTCCTTTACATGGTGAAGGTCATTATGGTCCAGGTGGTCGCGGCGATGTTATCATTGAAATTGAGGAAAAAGAACATCCTTTATTTATCCGAAATAACGACGATATTGTCATAGAAGTGCCGGTAACATTTACAACTGCCATCTTGGGTGGAGAAGTTGAAGTGCCAACTCTGGACGGAAAAAAGAGAATTAAAATTAATCCTGGAACTCAACACGGTGAATTAATCAGAATTAAAGGTGCCGGCATAAAACGATTAAATGGTGGCCGAGGCGATGAAATCGTCCGAATTGCCGTGTATATTCCAAAACACCTAAGTGGTCGCGAAAAAGAATTACTCAAAGAATTAGAGCGTATCCGTACAGAAAATCCGCCTACACCCAGAAAACCAGAAATTAGATAA
- a CDS encoding 16S rRNA (uracil(1498)-N(3))-methyltransferase, whose protein sequence is MELYYTDKNNIFSNKLYIYGQEAHHISRVMRHKPGDMIYVTDGEGNEYQCTIDKINNQIEANIVNINRKAREPKIKVTLAQSIIKGFRMDIIIEKATELGVTEIIPVITERTIAQVSEKKNERFKNIAFAAIKSSTRTFLPEISSPILFSQLVNKIYDYDLTLMAWEEEKHNRLPDIIRDKNLRKVLLIIGPEGGFSDTEVQKALNYGVKCFTLGPRRLRAETAAISALSLLMYELKEM, encoded by the coding sequence ATGGAACTGTATTACACGGATAAGAATAATATATTCTCAAATAAATTATACATCTATGGTCAAGAAGCCCATCATATTAGTCGAGTGATGCGACATAAACCTGGTGATATGATTTATGTTACTGATGGCGAAGGCAACGAGTATCAATGCACGATTGATAAAATCAATAACCAAATTGAAGCCAACATTGTAAATATTAACCGTAAGGCACGCGAGCCGAAAATTAAAGTGACCTTAGCCCAAAGTATCATCAAAGGATTCCGAATGGACATTATTATTGAAAAGGCGACCGAATTAGGTGTTACTGAAATCATTCCGGTAATTACGGAACGAACCATTGCTCAAGTCTCAGAGAAAAAAAACGAGCGGTTTAAGAACATTGCTTTTGCTGCTATCAAATCTTCGACTCGGACATTTCTGCCAGAAATATCTTCACCAATACTATTTTCCCAATTGGTTAATAAGATTTACGATTATGATTTAACCCTGATGGCTTGGGAAGAAGAAAAACATAATCGCCTCCCGGACATTATCAGAGATAAGAATTTAAGGAAAGTTCTCCTCATAATCGGTCCTGAAGGTGGCTTTAGTGATACCGAAGTTCAGAAGGCATTAAATTATGGTGTTAAGTGTTTCACTTTAGGACCAAGAAGATTACGGGCAGAAACCGCAGCAATTTCAGCACTATCTTTATTAATGTATGAACTAAAGGAAATGTAA
- the rpsU gene encoding 30S ribosomal protein S21, with translation MPEIIVREGESYENFIRRFRRACEQAGIHKEIKRREFYEKPSERRKRKLAEAKRKAWRRAQTEMSGRM, from the coding sequence ATGCCTGAAATTATTGTTCGTGAAGGCGAGTCTTATGAAAATTTTATTCGCCGCTTTCGTCGGGCTTGTGAACAGGCCGGCATTCATAAAGAGATTAAGCGCCGAGAGTTCTATGAAAAACCCAGCGAGCGTCGAAAACGGAAACTTGCTGAAGCCAAACGTAAAGCCTGGCGTCGAGCCCAAACCGAAATGAGCGGCCGAATGTAA
- a CDS encoding endonuclease MutS2, with translation MDNRTLALLEFDRIQNLLAERTQTSMGRELALKIQPQFDYATIETEFNFIDELLKLNHEPVLSDIVDLRHYFTINAPTIFSPDTLKTMQKTFEQIRKVKDFFLSHRDRIPGFYHLINALPTFESLENLIDQNIDEFNEIKSDASPNLRRIRKEIMQKRTYIITQLEKLMATHADLLQEHNLVLRQNRYCLAVKIEMRDKLPGIVHEFSFSGKTAFVEPLSLVEVQNDFARLTDEEKEEIQRILTHISNELYRAREDILTAHSVIAEVDVKLAKKRFAQDFRGTRPEYAKDGCIKIINGRHPLLMLTKPLSAIVPLNFYFPKDTNVILISGPNAGGKTVVLKTVGLFVLMFSAGLFLPADEGTKIPFFNKVFADIGDEQSLDANLSSFSAHLLRIKEILAQIDHTSLVLIDEIGASTSPEEGSALAIAILEKMRDAGAYCLATSHLNPLKAYVQEAFKMKNAAMEFTDRPTYRLIMGLPGVSNALEISQELGFPESLIARAKMFLDQDSLALSQRLKDLAIETEKLKTLNEQLTKEKEELANQRALYESLINKFKSYEKEEKKKLASEYKRLLIEQRRTIENLVRAIKESNAEKQTIVRAKNYIEEQLAHLTLHNEEQDNVNNVKTTVAQFKVGDQVLSQTFQKIGTIVATNEKKSKVAFGHIQIELPNTDLALQTRTEANIEFSSQQVSVQSSPEFFEPKLNTVLNIRGMTKEEAMDTLSKFLEDAYQNHIPVISIIHGKGKGILKEMVWETLSKDMRVEKIRFGEIYEGGMGLTKVFLKYKNE, from the coding sequence ATGGACAATAGAACCTTAGCCTTATTAGAGTTTGACCGCATCCAAAACCTATTAGCCGAAAGAACTCAAACTTCAATGGGCCGAGAATTAGCCCTAAAGATTCAACCTCAGTTTGACTACGCAACCATTGAAACTGAATTCAATTTTATTGATGAACTCTTAAAACTCAATCATGAGCCGGTTCTATCAGATATCGTCGATTTACGGCATTACTTTACAATCAACGCGCCCACGATTTTTTCTCCAGATACTCTCAAAACGATGCAAAAGACTTTTGAGCAGATTCGGAAGGTTAAGGATTTCTTTCTAAGTCATCGAGACCGTATACCAGGTTTCTATCACTTAATTAATGCACTGCCAACTTTTGAATCTTTGGAAAATCTAATCGACCAAAATATTGATGAATTTAATGAAATCAAATCTGATGCTTCCCCTAATTTGAGACGCATTCGCAAAGAAATAATGCAGAAACGCACTTATATTATTACTCAACTGGAAAAACTGATGGCGACACATGCGGATTTACTGCAAGAACATAATTTGGTTCTGCGTCAGAATCGTTATTGCCTGGCCGTAAAGATTGAAATGCGCGACAAACTACCTGGCATTGTGCATGAATTTTCATTCTCAGGCAAAACTGCCTTTGTCGAACCTTTATCATTAGTTGAAGTTCAAAATGATTTTGCTCGACTCACAGATGAAGAGAAGGAAGAGATTCAACGCATCTTAACTCATATCTCCAATGAGTTATATCGAGCCCGGGAAGATATTTTAACTGCACATTCAGTAATTGCTGAAGTTGATGTCAAACTGGCTAAAAAGCGATTTGCCCAAGATTTTCGCGGTACTCGTCCAGAATATGCCAAAGATGGATGTATAAAAATTATCAATGGCCGACACCCTCTACTTATGTTAACCAAACCTCTTTCAGCAATTGTCCCATTAAATTTCTATTTTCCTAAAGACACCAATGTAATATTAATTTCCGGACCTAATGCCGGTGGCAAAACCGTGGTGCTGAAAACAGTTGGTTTATTTGTGTTAATGTTTTCTGCCGGACTATTTTTGCCGGCCGACGAAGGCACAAAGATACCATTTTTTAACAAAGTATTTGCTGATATTGGTGACGAACAATCGCTCGATGCTAACTTGTCCTCTTTTTCTGCTCATCTCTTAAGAATAAAAGAAATTCTTGCGCAAATCGACCATACCAGTTTGGTTCTAATAGATGAAATTGGCGCTTCGACTTCGCCCGAAGAAGGTTCGGCGCTGGCAATTGCGATTTTGGAAAAAATGAGAGATGCTGGTGCATATTGTCTTGCGACCAGTCACTTAAATCCGCTTAAAGCCTATGTGCAAGAGGCTTTCAAAATGAAAAATGCGGCAATGGAATTTACCGACCGCCCGACTTATCGACTTATTATGGGTTTACCCGGAGTCTCTAATGCCTTAGAAATCTCTCAAGAATTAGGATTTCCGGAATCGCTAATCGCACGCGCCAAAATGTTTTTAGACCAAGATTCATTGGCGCTTTCTCAAAGACTAAAAGATTTAGCGATAGAAACAGAAAAATTAAAGACATTAAATGAACAGTTAACTAAAGAGAAAGAAGAATTGGCTAATCAACGGGCACTTTACGAATCTCTCATAAATAAATTCAAGTCCTACGAAAAAGAAGAAAAGAAAAAATTGGCATCAGAATATAAAAGACTCCTCATCGAACAACGAAGAACCATTGAAAATCTTGTCCGGGCAATCAAAGAATCAAATGCGGAAAAACAGACAATTGTTAGAGCCAAAAATTATATTGAAGAACAATTAGCGCATCTCACTTTGCATAACGAAGAACAAGATAATGTCAATAATGTTAAAACGACTGTTGCGCAATTTAAGGTTGGTGACCAAGTATTATCTCAAACCTTTCAAAAAATCGGCACGATTGTTGCTACTAATGAAAAAAAGTCTAAAGTTGCCTTTGGCCACATCCAAATCGAATTACCTAATACCGATTTAGCACTACAAACTCGGACTGAAGCCAATATTGAATTTTCTTCTCAGCAAGTTTCAGTGCAATCGAGTCCAGAATTTTTTGAACCAAAGTTAAATACTGTCTTAAACATCCGCGGTATGACAAAAGAAGAAGCAATGGATACGCTATCAAAGTTCTTAGAAGATGCATATCAAAATCATATTCCGGTTATCTCAATTATTCATGGTAAGGGTAAAGGTATCTTAAAAGAAATGGTCTGGGAAACCCTAAGCAAAGATATGCGAGTCGAAAAGATTCGTTTTGGTGAAATTTACGAAGGCGGAATGGGATTAACTAAAGTTTTCCTTAAATACAAAAATGAATAA